Proteins from a single region of Abyssalbus ytuae:
- a CDS encoding fibronectin type III domain-containing protein, with the protein MILVFPLKLKAQNTPPAEEETVKIIVKARAKEGKVMLRWGVNEKYAWKYGNTYGYSIERVTILRDGKPLLKPERKILTGGPVKPKPLQEWESIASTNDMAAVAAQAIYGEDFEVNDEENSSPVMQVVLESEELDRRFGFSMFAIDQDFTAAQYAGLGLVDTDVKTNEKYLYNIKSAIPEDLMKIEPSGIFISPSEEEELPKPVDFAGYYYNNAFVLVWEYDLLQEYYTSYDLQRSEDGITFKTLNKTPITKLADTGFSGISYTDSIPQFGKNYWYRITGRSLFDEKSEPSEALQLIAFEELQATPVFEENVILSDTEVQLRWSFPEQEAWKVQKFDLLRSDKAVGPYDVVVGDIDAKARNYRYKKLKPVNYFKLKAYGTGGDTQTSPNNMVQPIDSVPPVKPVGLEGTIDSLGLVKLTWAQNNEPDLKGYKIFRADRPGQEFTLLGKYSINKLFYTDTINLRSFNPKVFYKIMAIDHRYNESEYSEVLALNRPDKIPPTSPVFDSYKLSPDGVLLQWTKSSSDDVAREIIYRKNMNTPGTEVWEKVYETQNDTLHRYMDKNVIPGTKYFYTMVAIDNAGLESNPSPPLSVSAIGQLVAQGVKGLYASVDRENKLITLAWRLNITNAHELLLYKKEEGQPYTLYQTIEPDQKLFTDTKLYPNTTYGYGVKVVFKDGSIGGWQEIKVVY; encoded by the coding sequence ATGATACTTGTTTTCCCTTTGAAGCTCAAAGCACAAAACACCCCCCCTGCTGAAGAAGAAACCGTAAAAATAATTGTAAAAGCAAGGGCAAAAGAAGGTAAAGTGATGCTGCGATGGGGCGTGAATGAAAAATATGCCTGGAAATACGGCAATACTTATGGTTACAGTATAGAAAGGGTAACTATTTTAAGAGATGGCAAGCCCTTGTTAAAACCCGAACGAAAAATACTCACCGGTGGCCCTGTAAAACCAAAACCGTTGCAGGAATGGGAAAGTATTGCCAGTACTAATGATATGGCTGCTGTGGCAGCACAGGCCATATACGGGGAAGATTTTGAAGTGAACGACGAAGAAAACAGCAGCCCCGTAATGCAGGTAGTTTTGGAAAGCGAAGAACTGGACAGGCGTTTCGGTTTCTCCATGTTTGCCATAGACCAGGACTTTACTGCCGCTCAATACGCAGGTTTGGGACTGGTGGATACCGACGTAAAAACCAATGAAAAATACCTGTATAATATAAAATCTGCCATTCCGGAAGATCTTATGAAAATTGAACCTTCAGGAATTTTTATAAGCCCTTCCGAAGAAGAAGAATTACCCAAACCGGTTGATTTTGCAGGATATTATTATAACAATGCCTTTGTACTGGTATGGGAATACGACCTTTTACAGGAATATTATACCTCTTATGACCTGCAACGGTCAGAAGACGGAATTACTTTTAAAACACTTAATAAAACCCCCATAACCAAACTTGCCGACACCGGATTTTCAGGAATATCATATACCGATAGCATACCGCAATTCGGTAAAAATTACTGGTACAGGATTACAGGCAGGTCGTTATTTGATGAAAAAAGCGAACCCTCGGAAGCGTTGCAGTTAATAGCTTTTGAAGAACTGCAGGCAACCCCTGTTTTTGAAGAAAACGTAATCCTCTCCGATACGGAAGTACAGTTACGCTGGTCTTTCCCCGAACAAGAGGCATGGAAAGTACAAAAGTTTGATTTGTTAAGATCTGATAAAGCTGTGGGACCTTATGACGTTGTTGTTGGAGATATAGATGCAAAAGCCAGAAATTATAGATATAAAAAATTAAAACCTGTAAACTATTTTAAGCTTAAGGCTTATGGAACAGGGGGGGACACGCAAACATCACCAAATAACATGGTACAACCTATTGATTCTGTCCCCCCGGTAAAACCTGTGGGGTTAGAAGGAACCATTGACAGTTTAGGTTTAGTAAAGCTTACATGGGCCCAAAACAATGAACCCGACCTGAAAGGCTATAAAATTTTCAGGGCTGACAGGCCGGGGCAGGAATTTACCCTGCTTGGCAAGTACAGCATTAATAAGCTATTCTATACCGATACTATAAACCTGAGGTCATTCAACCCAAAGGTTTTTTACAAGATCATGGCCATAGATCATCGTTATAACGAATCGGAATATTCAGAGGTATTGGCATTGAACCGCCCGGATAAAATTCCGCCTACCTCGCCTGTATTCGATTCTTATAAACTATCTCCTGATGGGGTATTACTGCAATGGACAAAAAGTTCATCGGATGATGTTGCCAGGGAAATCATTTACAGAAAAAACATGAACACCCCGGGAACAGAAGTATGGGAAAAAGTATATGAAACCCAAAATGATACCCTCCACCGATATATGGATAAAAATGTAATACCCGGAACAAAATACTTCTATACGATGGTGGCTATTGACAATGCAGGTTTAGAAAGTAATCCTTCACCCCCCTTATCTGTTTCCGCCATCGGGCAACTGGTAGCACAGGGAGTAAAAGGGTTATATGCCTCAGTGGATAGGGAAAATAAGCTCATAACCCTGGCTTGGAGATTAAATATAACCAACGCCCACGAACTCCTTCTGTACAAAAAAGAAGAAGGGCAACCCTATACATTATATCAAACCATAGAGCCGGATCAAAAATTATTTACGGATACTAAACTCTACCCGAATACTACCTATGGGTATGGGGTAAAAGTAGTGTTTAAAGATGGTAGTATAGGAGGATGGCAAGAGATTAAAGTGGTTTATTAA
- a CDS encoding T9SS type A sorting domain-containing protein, whose amino-acid sequence MKKELFIIMFFLLQISFSQEYGFLLRTKISGYGHANTYSAQINTDSGDSYDAGDYIANNSSNGNIYYDFVVLNNSFKQASVNLESSWEALHEGTNCTGSEKYIYNKQDFNNPPSRRYNRCHFVTDIYTLHIEEPDKTELCVEENLTLQYGYHWYFRLNGETNWRSFPLSLNTQVTTFTLRNLFELSGVSYETWKNKTSIHFTTGFDGVYTNIRSMTIIGCSPALASTPTPVKAKCSYSDDGSFTAQFERVLNASKDERMLVYVEKYNPYLDSIDDPNPWQYNDDETYIIPDNITTDPAGLQMSGVNLNWPDVLSAGKYRLRWVTKYGVDPEANPNSDEKSSSFDVGSPTPLTINNIIPVQPKCPEDKGKITVMASGGTGSYEYSKNNGSTWQTSNVFNDLAPDTTYRIKVKDANGCEEPSPGEANREVTINTPDPSPEIQTPLLVILPTVNGGGWTASVTTVTGGDGSAFTYNFTKISGPASFVQNGKQITGTGEGEFEVYVSDSRPCNSSPVTFIITEPDPLGVIFSEPLPIDCYGGAGSLRAQGTGGTSAEDDSYTYEWEDGSASAIRHGLSAGTYTVTVRDKNNNEIIQSYNFGEPDELGAGETVTLVKCKGEDNGSISLNISGGTGSKTVIWHKAFDSSFNQTGSAISGLSPGTYFYEITDANGCNLNNNNTGITITEPDSVISVEELPASHVNNNIYGGSTGALEIEVTGGTIPYKSIVWSREGDSSFNAAGTSLNTLQAGNYNVVITDANDCTATLTAPVEITEPGLLLIANKNITHVACYGAATGSIEVEVTGGIPPYHYEWTSPDGLVFTPVDSPEIENLYAGGYQLTVTDESGSVASITETFTVIQNTELVLTNINEDNICYNDNKGSIDLTVVGGTPPYHYEWSNGELTEDINSLPTGSYSVIVTDDLGCTKEGSFEITQPQDAVSVTYEVTHIIAFGYNDGSIDINTTGGATPYSFEWFSDNGFSSAEEDIDHLSPGHYTLVVYDANYNSSGSTACTAMQEFEIIEPALLEATLIENYSLSCYGDSNGEIVADVSGGVPPYQYEWYKLEGNNAVAVGTNNELLAGMPAGTYRVVVTDANGIEIIPEDLTLAQPEELKVTLLGHTDVECNGDLTGAIDITVEGGTPPYEFNWSNGNETEDLANIPAGLYEVNVGDSNGCIKVLAVEIKNLYSPLEITGVEVKDVSVFDGDDGSLEIELTGGHAPYHIVWENELGEETGNTEKIENLHAGNYTVSVEDSSGCVMSQTYAVAEPDIVEATIIQPACAGFCDGTISLVVNGGNGTFTYTWSNGMTGDVLTGVCSGEYSVLIEGYGNRVLERSYRVDDPPVLEIELGANRVLCQGQAHIIDGSIPDVNAHYEWYLNGDFFSNEPEIEVSLAGSYELKVTDSKGCQAGDVIEIGSTDQKISAEFAVSSQVFTGEPLVLVDVSNPKPDRIEWDLPDGSEIIEISGDYTEVVFRQTGEYKVGMLTHLGDCQAYQEKWIVVTEREDFGERTEEEESLVDKPDIVNFLAYPNPSTGEFTLEVDLQEGQKVSLKIFRLGNNSILDYRVFEGSKEYIVNYNLGYEGAGIYFIILETPHTTQVKKIIIE is encoded by the coding sequence GTGAAAAAAGAGTTATTTATAATTATGTTTTTTTTATTACAAATTTCTTTTTCTCAGGAATATGGATTTTTATTAAGAACAAAAATATCAGGCTATGGTCATGCAAATACCTATTCGGCTCAGATTAATACTGACTCTGGTGATAGTTATGATGCGGGGGACTATATTGCTAATAACTCTAGTAATGGTAATATTTATTATGATTTTGTTGTATTAAATAATTCTTTCAAACAAGCTTCTGTTAATTTAGAAAGTTCATGGGAGGCATTGCATGAAGGTACTAATTGCACAGGATCCGAGAAATACATTTATAACAAGCAGGATTTTAATAATCCACCTTCAAGACGTTACAACCGCTGTCATTTTGTTACCGATATTTATACACTGCATATTGAAGAACCTGATAAAACAGAACTTTGTGTGGAAGAAAATTTAACTCTCCAGTATGGTTACCACTGGTACTTCCGATTAAATGGAGAAACTAACTGGAGAAGTTTTCCACTCTCTTTGAATACTCAAGTTACTACTTTCACATTAAGAAATCTTTTTGAATTATCAGGGGTCTCTTATGAAACTTGGAAAAATAAAACTTCTATACATTTTACTACTGGTTTCGATGGAGTATATACGAACATACGTAGCATGACTATTATAGGCTGCTCCCCCGCTTTAGCATCTACTCCTACTCCTGTAAAAGCGAAGTGCAGTTATAGTGATGACGGCAGTTTTACGGCACAGTTTGAGAGGGTTTTAAATGCTTCCAAAGATGAACGGATGCTGGTATATGTAGAGAAATATAACCCATATTTGGATTCTATAGACGATCCTAATCCATGGCAATACAATGATGATGAAACCTATATTATCCCCGATAATATAACTACAGACCCTGCCGGCCTGCAAATGTCCGGGGTCAATTTAAACTGGCCCGATGTATTGTCAGCAGGAAAATACCGCCTGCGTTGGGTAACTAAATATGGAGTAGACCCCGAAGCAAATCCCAATAGTGATGAGAAGAGTTCTTCGTTTGATGTGGGTTCACCAACCCCATTAACAATAAATAACATAATCCCGGTACAGCCTAAGTGCCCGGAGGATAAAGGCAAGATTACAGTCATGGCAAGTGGGGGGACGGGCAGTTATGAATATTCCAAAAATAATGGTTCTACCTGGCAAACGAGTAATGTTTTTAATGATTTAGCCCCTGACACTACTTACCGGATCAAGGTAAAAGATGCGAATGGTTGTGAAGAACCCTCGCCGGGGGAAGCCAACCGTGAAGTAACGATTAACACCCCGGATCCTTCCCCCGAAATACAAACTCCCTTATTGGTGATACTTCCTACCGTAAACGGGGGAGGGTGGACAGCAAGTGTTACAACCGTTACAGGGGGAGATGGCAGTGCATTCACATATAACTTTACAAAAATTTCAGGCCCGGCCTCTTTTGTCCAGAACGGCAAGCAGATTACAGGTACGGGAGAGGGGGAGTTTGAAGTGTATGTGTCAGACAGCCGGCCCTGTAATTCCAGTCCTGTAACTTTTATCATCACCGAACCGGATCCTTTAGGGGTTATTTTTAGTGAACCGCTTCCTATAGATTGTTACGGAGGTGCCGGCTCCCTACGCGCACAGGGAACAGGAGGTACCTCTGCGGAAGATGACAGCTATACTTATGAATGGGAAGATGGTTCTGCAAGTGCTATTCGTCATGGCTTATCAGCAGGCACATACACAGTAACGGTAAGGGATAAGAACAATAATGAAATCATACAAAGCTATAATTTTGGTGAGCCGGATGAATTAGGGGCAGGTGAAACCGTGACACTTGTGAAATGCAAGGGAGAGGATAACGGGAGTATCAGTCTGAATATCAGTGGAGGAACGGGAAGCAAAACGGTAATCTGGCATAAAGCTTTTGACAGCAGTTTTAACCAAACCGGCTCCGCTATATCAGGATTAAGCCCGGGAACCTATTTTTATGAAATTACCGATGCCAATGGGTGTAACCTTAACAATAACAATACGGGTATCACCATTACCGAACCTGACAGTGTTATCTCTGTTGAAGAATTACCTGCTTCACACGTTAATAATAATATTTATGGAGGAAGTACAGGTGCCTTGGAAATAGAAGTTACCGGAGGTACCATCCCTTACAAAAGCATAGTGTGGAGCAGGGAAGGGGATAGCAGCTTTAATGCTGCAGGAACAAGTTTAAACACCCTGCAAGCCGGAAATTATAATGTAGTGATTACTGATGCCAATGATTGTACGGCTACTTTAACTGCTCCTGTAGAGATTACCGAACCGGGCCTTTTACTGATTGCTAATAAAAATATTACCCACGTAGCTTGTTACGGAGCGGCCACAGGGAGCATTGAGGTTGAGGTAACGGGTGGAATACCTCCTTATCATTATGAATGGACTTCTCCGGATGGTTTGGTATTTACTCCTGTAGACTCCCCTGAAATAGAAAACCTATATGCAGGTGGATACCAGCTAACGGTCACCGATGAATCAGGGTCGGTAGCAAGTATTACAGAAACTTTTACCGTTATCCAAAATACAGAGTTAGTATTGACCAATATTAACGAAGATAACATTTGCTACAATGATAATAAAGGCAGTATAGACCTGACGGTAGTTGGGGGAACTCCCCCTTACCATTATGAATGGAGTAACGGAGAGTTGACAGAAGATATTAATAGCCTTCCGACAGGTAGTTATAGTGTGATAGTGACAGATGACCTAGGCTGTACAAAAGAAGGTTCCTTTGAGATTACACAACCCCAGGATGCTGTATCTGTTACATATGAGGTAACCCATATTATCGCTTTTGGCTATAACGATGGTTCCATTGATATAAACACTACAGGAGGTGCCACTCCTTATAGTTTTGAGTGGTTTTCCGATAATGGGTTTAGCTCTGCTGAAGAAGATATAGATCACCTGTCCCCGGGGCATTATACCCTGGTAGTATATGATGCTAACTATAATTCTTCGGGTAGCACTGCCTGCACGGCGATGCAGGAGTTTGAAATAATTGAACCCGCCTTGTTGGAAGCCACGCTTATAGAAAATTATAGTTTATCCTGTTATGGAGATAGTAACGGAGAGATAGTTGCCGATGTAAGTGGCGGTGTTCCGCCATACCAGTATGAGTGGTATAAGTTGGAAGGAAATAATGCAGTAGCAGTAGGAACTAATAATGAGCTATTGGCAGGAATGCCCGCAGGTACGTATCGTGTAGTTGTAACCGATGCCAATGGTATAGAAATCATCCCGGAAGATTTAACCCTAGCCCAACCGGAAGAACTTAAGGTGACACTTTTGGGCCATACTGATGTAGAATGCAATGGAGATCTCACGGGAGCCATAGATATTACGGTAGAAGGGGGTACACCTCCTTACGAATTTAATTGGAGTAATGGGAATGAGACTGAAGATCTGGCAAATATTCCGGCGGGATTATATGAGGTGAATGTGGGAGACTCCAATGGGTGTATAAAAGTATTGGCAGTAGAGATTAAAAATCTGTATTCTCCTTTAGAGATTACCGGGGTGGAAGTAAAGGATGTTTCAGTTTTTGATGGAGATGATGGTTCGCTGGAGATAGAATTGACCGGGGGGCATGCACCTTACCATATAGTATGGGAAAATGAATTAGGAGAAGAAACAGGAAATACTGAAAAAATTGAAAATTTACATGCAGGAAACTATACAGTAAGTGTGGAGGATAGCAGTGGCTGTGTAATGTCTCAGACTTATGCGGTTGCCGAGCCTGATATAGTAGAGGCAACTATTATACAACCGGCTTGTGCAGGTTTTTGTGATGGCACCATTTCCTTAGTGGTAAATGGAGGAAATGGTACTTTTACGTACACATGGAGTAATGGTATGACAGGAGATGTCCTTACCGGAGTATGTTCAGGAGAATACAGTGTATTGATAGAAGGATATGGCAACCGGGTACTGGAACGTTCCTACCGGGTGGATGATCCGCCTGTACTTGAGATAGAATTGGGAGCCAACCGGGTATTGTGCCAGGGGCAGGCACATATTATTGATGGGAGTATACCCGATGTAAATGCGCATTATGAATGGTACCTGAACGGTGATTTTTTCAGTAATGAGCCCGAAATAGAGGTGTCGCTGGCGGGAAGTTATGAATTGAAGGTTACTGATTCAAAAGGCTGTCAGGCGGGCGACGTAATAGAAATAGGCAGTACTGATCAGAAAATATCTGCTGAGTTCGCAGTATCCAGCCAGGTATTTACCGGAGAACCCTTGGTATTGGTAGATGTGAGTAATCCCAAGCCGGACCGGATAGAGTGGGATTTACCTGATGGTTCCGAAATAATAGAAATTTCGGGTGATTATACGGAAGTGGTATTCCGTCAAACAGGTGAATATAAGGTAGGTATGTTAACTCACCTTGGAGATTGCCAGGCTTATCAGGAAAAGTGGATAGTGGTTACGGAACGGGAGGATTTTGGGGAAAGAACGGAAGAAGAGGAAAGCTTAGTCGATAAACCGGACATTGTTAACTTTCTGGCTTATCCTAACCCTTCCACAGGGGAGTTTACCCTGGAAGTTGACTTGCAGGAAGGACAGAAGGTGAGTTTAAAAATATTTAGATTAGGGAATAATAGTATCTTGGATTATCGCGTATTTGAAGGCTCAAAAGAATATATAGTAAATTACAACCTCGGGTATGAGGGAGCAGGAATATATTTTATAATACTGGAAACTCCCCACACCACCCAGGTAAAAAAGATTATTATTGAATGA
- a CDS encoding HAD family hydrolase translates to MNIKVNDKTVIAFDLDDTLYNEIDYLKSAFHFIAEKLEKHTPLQLYSYMFSLYRSNKDVFGHLSSVYNITKEELLSDYRNHTPSIKPFDNVIDLLKKIRTHKGKTAIITDGRKTTQTNKIKSLGIYPLIDKIVISEDIGSEKPAAQNYQAIEKHFNAEKYIYIADNLKKDFITPKARGWNTIGLVDNGLNIHTDTHHFFAEKFKPEHFISRFSEIVITN, encoded by the coding sequence ATGAATATAAAAGTTAACGATAAAACGGTTATTGCCTTTGATTTGGATGATACCCTGTATAATGAAATAGATTATTTAAAATCGGCTTTTCATTTCATTGCAGAAAAATTAGAAAAACACACTCCCCTCCAATTATACAGTTACATGTTTTCTTTATACAGGAGTAATAAAGATGTCTTCGGGCACTTATCATCTGTATACAATATAACCAAAGAAGAACTTCTTTCAGATTACAGAAATCATACTCCCTCAATAAAACCTTTTGATAATGTAATTGATTTACTAAAAAAAATAAGAACGCATAAAGGAAAAACAGCCATTATAACAGACGGGAGGAAAACTACCCAAACAAATAAGATTAAAAGTCTAGGCATTTACCCTCTTATTGATAAGATTGTAATTTCTGAAGATATAGGCTCTGAAAAACCTGCTGCACAAAATTATCAGGCCATTGAAAAACACTTTAATGCGGAAAAATACATTTATATAGCCGATAACCTCAAGAAAGATTTTATCACCCCTAAAGCGAGGGGATGGAATACTATAGGATTGGTAGATAACGGGCTAAATATACATACCGATACCCACCACTTCTTTGCAGAAAAATTTAAACCGGAACATTTTATTTCCCGTTTTTCTGAAATAGTAATTACAAATTAA
- a CDS encoding ATP-grasp domain-containing protein, whose amino-acid sequence MNILITSAGKRVSLVKFFQKEIKAVRPESKVFVADLNPHLSAAAQISDGAFKVPPVNSSGYLSKITEICKTNNISLIIPTIDTELIVLAKNEQLLLNNGIKPVISSVSFINKCRDKRKIHEFFKAHNINVAKEFPKDRYKLPLFIKPVDGSRSTDTFIILKEDELVEYHFKNEKLMFLEYLDRDVYEEFTCDLYYSKDSKLKCVVPRKRIEVRDGEVNKGKTEKNILISYIKEKLYHIPGAKGCLTAQFFKHKENNHIIGIEINPRFGGGFPLSYLAGANYVRWIIEEYLLDKNIDECMDCWENNLLMLRYDNEILVHEYKS is encoded by the coding sequence ATGAATATACTCATAACATCTGCCGGTAAAAGAGTTTCCCTGGTTAAATTTTTTCAGAAAGAAATTAAAGCAGTCCGCCCGGAGAGCAAAGTATTTGTGGCAGATCTTAATCCACACTTGTCGGCCGCTGCACAAATATCAGATGGTGCATTTAAAGTACCGCCCGTAAACAGTTCCGGTTATTTATCCAAAATAACAGAAATATGTAAAACCAACAATATTTCCCTCATTATTCCCACCATCGATACGGAACTCATAGTATTGGCCAAAAATGAGCAACTATTACTCAACAATGGTATTAAGCCGGTTATATCTTCCGTTTCCTTTATAAATAAATGCAGGGACAAAAGAAAAATTCATGAGTTTTTTAAAGCACATAACATAAATGTTGCAAAAGAGTTTCCTAAAGACAGGTATAAACTTCCCTTATTTATAAAACCGGTTGATGGCAGCCGCAGTACCGATACCTTTATAATTTTAAAGGAAGATGAGTTGGTTGAATATCATTTTAAAAATGAAAAGTTAATGTTTCTCGAATATTTAGACCGGGACGTATACGAAGAGTTTACCTGCGATTTATACTATTCCAAAGACAGCAAACTAAAATGCGTAGTCCCCCGTAAACGGATTGAAGTAAGAGACGGTGAAGTAAATAAAGGGAAAACAGAAAAAAATATCCTTATTAGTTATATCAAAGAAAAACTATATCATATACCCGGAGCCAAAGGTTGCCTTACAGCCCAGTTTTTCAAACACAAAGAAAACAATCACATTATAGGAATAGAAATAAACCCACGCTTTGGCGGAGGTTTCCCTCTTTCTTATCTGGCAGGGGCAAATTATGTGAGATGGATAATAGAAGAATACCTTTTAGATAAAAATATAGATGAATGCATGGATTGCTGGGAAAATAATTTGTTAATGTTAAGGTATGATAACGAAATTCTGGTCCATGAATATAAAAGTTAA
- a CDS encoding sugar transferase, with protein MYRSFFKRIIDVTGALLGLIVLCPVILITTLILLFTNRGKPFFIHPRPGKKEKVFHLIKFKTMNDKKDKNGNFLSFDQRVTKTGRFIRNFSLDEILQLINVLKGDMSLIGPRPLLIQYLSLYNATQKRRHNVKPGITGWAQVNGRNTISWEKKFEYDVWYVDNLSFLLDMKIIFLTIKKIIIKDGVNQSDNINMEPFTGNDHP; from the coding sequence ATGTATAGATCCTTCTTCAAAAGAATTATAGATGTTACCGGAGCCCTCCTGGGGCTTATCGTTTTATGCCCTGTTATCTTAATTACCACCCTCATACTTTTATTTACCAACCGGGGAAAGCCTTTCTTTATTCATCCCAGGCCGGGAAAAAAAGAAAAGGTCTTTCATCTTATCAAATTCAAAACAATGAATGATAAAAAAGATAAAAACGGTAATTTTTTATCCTTTGATCAGCGGGTAACAAAAACAGGCAGGTTTATAAGAAACTTTTCATTAGACGAAATTTTACAGTTAATAAACGTCCTCAAAGGAGATATGAGTCTAATAGGGCCAAGGCCTTTATTAATACAATACCTCAGCCTGTACAATGCCACCCAAAAAAGAAGACATAACGTAAAACCCGGTATTACAGGCTGGGCACAGGTAAATGGCCGCAATACTATTTCCTGGGAAAAAAAATTTGAATACGACGTATGGTATGTAGATAACCTCTCTTTCCTGTTAGATATGAAAATTATTTTCTTAACCATAAAAAAAATAATCATAAAAGACGGTGTCAACCAATCCGATAATATAAATATGGAACCCTTTACCGGAAATGACCACCCATAA
- a CDS encoding polysaccharide pyruvyl transferase family protein: protein MAKINMFWYKVPFGKKNFGDELGPYIVKKLSGQRIAYIPLLHNTLSKKSLLAYPAALYARKMNGTDIVDNLKFLFSNKGVLITVGSIIGWYSSPKCIIWGAGIMASDQNINKATFCAVRGKFTQKRLRELGLNPPAAIGDPALLMPLLYNPEIKAQFKLGIIPHHFHYEEVKKREDSKDILIINLLEEVEKVIDDMLSCEIVISSSLHGIIIAHAYNKPCIWVNLSAHSIGGDDIKFADYFSSVNIIPYERFSFNLKDYDDAFIEKIHHIIKENPQISLPEQSTIATRQSELIQSAPFEVLDIYNPATDS from the coding sequence ATGGCAAAGATCAATATGTTTTGGTATAAAGTCCCTTTTGGTAAAAAAAATTTCGGTGACGAACTGGGGCCTTACATTGTGAAGAAACTTTCAGGGCAAAGAATTGCCTACATACCCTTATTACACAACACACTAAGCAAAAAGTCATTATTAGCCTATCCTGCGGCCTTATATGCCCGAAAAATGAACGGTACCGATATAGTTGATAATTTAAAGTTTTTATTCAGTAATAAAGGCGTTTTAATAACGGTAGGCAGCATAATAGGATGGTATTCTTCTCCCAAATGTATTATTTGGGGAGCAGGAATAATGGCAAGCGATCAAAATATTAATAAGGCAACCTTCTGTGCGGTACGGGGTAAATTTACCCAAAAAAGATTACGGGAACTGGGTTTAAATCCTCCGGCAGCTATAGGAGATCCTGCCTTGCTAATGCCTTTATTATACAACCCGGAAATAAAAGCGCAGTTTAAATTAGGCATCATTCCTCATCATTTTCATTATGAAGAAGTAAAGAAAAGGGAAGACAGCAAAGATATTTTAATAATAAACTTATTGGAAGAGGTTGAAAAAGTTATAGATGATATGTTATCCTGTGAAATAGTGATATCTTCCTCTCTTCATGGTATTATCATTGCCCATGCCTACAATAAACCCTGTATATGGGTTAACTTGTCGGCTCATAGCATTGGAGGAGATGATATTAAATTTGCAGATTATTTTTCATCTGTTAACATCATTCCTTATGAAAGGTTCAGCTTTAATTTAAAAGATTATGATGATGCCTTTATTGAAAAAATTCACCATATAATTAAAGAGAATCCACAAATATCACTGCCGGAACAAAGTACAATAGCCACAAGGCAATCGGAACTCATTCAATCGGCCCCTTTTGAAGTGCTCGACATATACAACCCAGCCACTGATAGTTAA